One genomic window of Arachis stenosperma cultivar V10309 chromosome 10, arast.V10309.gnm1.PFL2, whole genome shotgun sequence includes the following:
- the LOC130956944 gene encoding protein FAR1-RELATED SEQUENCE 5-like codes for MSGIFTDTEMNEQYQEDDDFNQQEELLSDQDMMDEQNEFEQDFRDEFTEGAFFSESDRSDYIVEAAYAVDSVQDITSLKFSENFAEEIGKYHFSTLQLAFDFYMKYSKSKGFSARKSKTFKNSSCEIYRQMFVCHRQGFRMEKYYTMEKRKKEPRLEIRTGCKARMDVKFVPESGRWHIFYFSDEHNHDLLDTQFSAMLPAHRKMSEADIMQMMNMLKSGISTSQIFGLLASQAGGYEFVGYGPRDMYNEIARQRRQIPGDAARVLKKLEDMRLKDPQLYFKACHDSRGLLRNLFWFDGISQLDYRLFGDVIAFDATYKKNKYSCPLVIFSGVNHHNQTIVFAVALIADETTDTYVWLLRQLMFAMRGKTPTSIITDGAMAIRNAVRDVFPEVRHRLCAWHLIRNATSNVGNPSFTSKFRKIMTGDYEIPVFKRKWVQLIEEFGIEDKPWVINMYEEKHMWATAYLRGKFFAGFRTTSRCEGLHSVVGRYVGSRYDLTSFVEHFQRCVAHMRFNEFNADYESTRGVPVMQTCIELLERYAAELYTNEIFLFFRPFLSRAGSMRVLNIDNTDDCIKYIVCKHGRPDFTWTVDFCQEEMIFMCTCLRMESFGIPCEHIVKVLVDRDIREIPRSLVLDRWTKKVKSALNDPSGFTRDAVVISRQSALVEFSKQLAAVAAKVPERYEEKRDLIMGLYSSYKAADEGDNQPHSGVARSSNQYVHPTTGGLGQPSKKKKRQRCSVCQMEGHKKTTCPWQKDIDNNVIENEAIDSDDGDMCTEATAELDSDS; via the coding sequence ATGTCAGGTATATTTACGGACACTGAGATGAATGAGCAATACCAGGAGGACGATGACTTTAACCAACAAGAAGAGCTATTAAGTGACCAAGATATGATGGATGAACAGAATGAATTCGAACAAGATTTCAGAGATGAATTTACCGAGGGAGCATTTTTTTCTGAATCTGATAGATCAGATTATATCGTTGAAGCCGCTTATGCGGTTGACTCCGTGCAAGACATTACATCTTTGAAATTTAGTGAGAATTTTGCGGAGGAAATTGGCAAATATCACTTTTCTACTTTGCAGCTTGcatttgatttttatatgaaGTACTCAAAGTCGAAGGGCTTTAGTGCAAGGAAGAGCAAGACCTTCAAGAATAGTAGTTGCGAGATTTACAGACAAATGTTTGTATGCCATAGGCAAGGATTCAGGATGGAGAAATATTACACGATGgaaaaaaggaagaaggagCCTAGATTGGAAATAAGAACTGGATGTAAAGCCCGAATGGATGTTAAATTTGTACCAGAAAGTGGAAGGTGGCATATCTTTTATTTCTCTGACGAACACAACCATGATCTATTGGATACACAATTCAGTGCTATGTTACCTGCCCACAGAAAAATGTCAGAGGCAGATATTATGCAAATGATGAACATGCTAAAGTCAGGGATCAGCACCTCACAGATATTTGGTCTTCTAGCTAGTCAAGCAGGCGGGTACGAATTTGTTGGCTATGGTCCCAGAGATATGTACAATGAGATTGCTCGGCAAAGGCGTCAAATTCCTGGAGATGCAGCACGAGTGTTGAAGAAGTTGGAGGATATGCGGTTGAAGGATCCACAATTATATTTCAAGGCATGTCACGATTCAAGAGGTTTGTTACGTAATTTGTTCTGGTTTGATGGGATTAGCCAACTAGACTACCGACTCTTCGGGGATGTTATTGCTTTTGATGCTACGTACAAGAAGAACAAGTATAGCTGTCCATTAGTAATATTCAGCGGGGTTAACCACCACAACCAAACAATTGTTTTTGCTGTTGCGTTAATTGCGGACGAAACTACTGATACATATGTTTGGCTCCTGCGTCAGCTCATGTTTGCAATGAGGGGCAAGACCCCGACCTCAATCATAACTGATGGGGCCATGGCGATTAGGAATGCAGTGAGAGATGTATTTCCCGAAGTCAGACATAGATTATGCGCTTGGCACCTTATTCGAAATGCAACTAGCAATGTTGGAAATCCATCGTTTACATCtaaatttagaaaaatcatGACAGGAGACTACGAGATTCCCGTGTTTAAGCGTAAGTGGGTTCAGCTTATTGAAGAATTTGGCATTGAGGATAAGCCTTGGGTGATCAACATGTACGAAGAGAAGCATATGTGGGCTACTGCATATCTAAGAGGAAAATTCTTTGCTGGCTTTAGAACTACATCAAGATGTGAAGGTTTACACTCAGTTGTGGGAAGGTATGTGGGGTCGCGGTATGATTTGACAAGTTTTGTAGAGCATTTTCAAAGGTGTGTAGCACACATGCGCTTTAACGAATTTAATGCTGATTATGAATCTACACGTGGGGTGCCCGTCATGCAAACTTGTATAGAGCTGCTAGAGAGATATGCTGCTGAGTTATACACTAATGagatatttcttttctttcggccATTTCTCTCCAGAGCTGGATCAATGCGGGTTCTGAACATAGATAATACCGATGATTGCATAAAGTACATTGTGTGTAAGCATGGGAGGCCCGATTTTACGTGGACCGTTGATTTTTGTCAAGAAGAAATGATCTTCATGTGTACCTGTTTACGAATGGAGTCATTTGGTATTCCCTGCGAACATATTGTGAAAGTTTTGGTTGACAGAGACATCCGTGAGATTCCCCGGTCATTGGTATTGGATAGATGGACAAAAAAGGTTAAATCAGCACTCAATGATCCAAGTGGGTTCACCAGGGATGCTGTTGTTATTAGTCGTCAAAGTGCTTTGGTGGAATTTTCTAAACAACTGGCTGCTGTTGCTGCTAAAGTACCAGAGAGATATGAAGAGAAACGTGATTTAATTATGGGATTGTACTCATCTTACAAGGCTGCAGATGAAGGAGATAATCAACCTCACTCAGGTGTAGCTAGAAGTAGCAATCAGTATGTGCATCCAACCACTGGAGGCTTAGGACAGCCATCTAAGAAGAAGAAGCGGCAACGTTGTAGTGTTTGTCAAATGGAAGGACATAAGAAGACAACATGTCCTTGGCAAAAGGACATTGACAACAACGTTATAGAAAATGAAGCAATCGATTCGGACGATGGCGACATGTGTACCGAAGCGACGGCTGAGTTAGATAGTGATAGTTAG